The proteins below are encoded in one region of Lactuca sativa cultivar Salinas chromosome 3, Lsat_Salinas_v11, whole genome shotgun sequence:
- the LOC111920894 gene encoding protein LURP-one-related 4, with product MARIHPCIPSSSSSSSFCSNEREAYTIWMKSLVLNSNGYTVYNSKADVVFRIDNYDNKRSNEVYLMDLRGNVVCTILRKKLLRFGLWECYNDKDCSEPWFEVGKTCNFFKNHSVYNVLVGTNEARSLCSSKHTMEGSFDSLEFKIKDGEGRVEALVQRKRSSSGVVLGEDVLLVTIEPHVDHIFVMALVAIHALIHHRM from the exons ATGGCAAGAATACACCCTTGTATTCCTTCTTCATCTTCGTCATCATCCTTCTGTTCCAATGAAAGAGAAGCATATACGATATGGATGAAGTCACTTGTTTTAAACTCAAACGGGTATACAGTATACAATTCTAAAGCCGATGTCGTTTTTCGTATCGATAATTATGATAACAAACGTAGTAACGAAGTCTATTTGATGGATCTTCGTGGAAATGTCGTATGCACAATACTTCGAAAG AAGCTATTGAGATTCGGACTCTGGGAGTGTTATAACGATAAAGATTGTAGTGAACCATGGTTTGAAGTCGGAAAAACCTGTAACTTTTTCAAGAACCATTCAGTTTACAACGTTTTAGTTGGAACCAATGAAGCACGTAGTCTATGTAGCTCGAAACATACAATGGAAGGATCGTTTGACAGTTTAGAGTTCAAGATAAAGGATGGAGAAGGAAGAGTTGAAGCTCTG GTACAAAGAAAACGATCATCTTCAGGAGTTGTGTTGGGCGAAGATGTGTTACTTGTGACTATAGAGCCTCATGTGGATCATATCTTTGTAATGGCTCTTGTCGCGATACATGCATTAATTCATCACAGAATGTAG